In one window of Camelina sativa cultivar DH55 chromosome 15, Cs, whole genome shotgun sequence DNA:
- the LOC104746453 gene encoding glycine-rich protein 5-like, translating to MASKSLFLVALLVGSFAFTSFASVANRKLKSGLEDQKTFFHHRGGLGGGGGLGGGGGLGGGGGLGGGGGLGGGAGGGLGGGAGGGGGLGGGGGLGGGAGGGAGGGFGGGAGGGAGGGGGLGGGGGAGGGFGGGAGGVAGGGFGGGAGAGGGLGGGAGGGAGGGGGFGGGAGGGAGGGFGGGAGAGGGFGGGRH from the exons ATGGCTTCCAAGTCACTCTTTCTTGTTGCCTTACTCGTCGGCTCTTTCGCTTTCACTTCATTTGCTAGCGTCGCTAACAGGAAGCTTAAGAGTGGTCTCGAAGATCAAAAGACGTTCTTCCACCATCGAGGTGGTCTCGGTGGAGGCGGTGGTCTCGGTGGAGGCGGCGGCCTTGGTGGAGGAGGCGGTCTTGGAGGAGGTGGAGGACTTGGGGGAGGAGCTGGAGGCGGTTTAGGCGGAGGAGCTGGAGGCGGCGGTGGTTTAGGCGGAG gtggtggtttaGGTGGAGGAGCTGGTGGTGGAGCTGGAGGTGGATTTGGTGGAGGAGCTGGAGGTGGTGCTGGAGGCGGTGGTGGTCTTGGTGGAGGCGGTGGTGCCGGTGGAGGATTTGGTGGTGGTGCTGGCGGTGTTGCAGGTGGAGGGTTTGGAGGTGGAGCTGGTGCTGGGGGTGGACTCGGAGGAGGAGCTGGAGGTGGAGCTGGCGGTGGCGGTGGATTTGGAGGAGGAGCTGGAGGTGGTGCCGGTGGTGGATTCGGTGGTGGAGCCGGTGCTGGAGGTGGTTTCGGTGGTGGACGTCATTGA
- the LOC104746452 gene encoding putative sugar transporter ERD6-like 13, translated as MRDEPLLQKVRIQEDIESSDKGVRVNDGDGPVTLILLFTTFTALCGTFSYGTAAGFTSPAQTGIMAGLNLSLAEFSFFGSVLTIGGLVGAAMSGKLADILGRRGALWVSNSFCMAGWLMITFSQATWSLDIGRLFLGVAAGLASYVVPVYIVEIAPKKVRGAFSAINSLVMCGSVAVTFLVGSVISWQKLALISTVPCVLEFVGLFFIPESPRWLSRNGRVQESEVALQRLRGNNTDITKEAAEIKKYMENLQEFKEDGFFELFNPRYSRAITVGIGLLVLQQLGGLSGYTFYLSSIFKRSGFPNNVGVMVASVVQSITSVIGIIIVDKFRRRSLLTVATIMMCLGSLITGLSFLFQSYDLLENYTPVSTLIGVLVFQTSITIGIGGIPWVMVSEMTPINIKGSAGTLCNLTSWSSNWFVSYTFNFLFQWSSSGVFFIYTIISGVGILFVTKMVPETRGRSLEEIQASITR; from the exons ATGAGAGACGAACCACTTCTTCAGAAAGTTAGGATTCAAGAAGACATTGAATCATCAGATAAAGGGGTTCGTGTAAACGACGGTGATGGTCCCGTCACTTTAATTCTACTCTTCACAACCTTCACTGCTCTTTGCGGCACCTTCTCCTATGGCACTGCC GCCGGCTTTACATCACCAGCTCAAACCGGGATTATGGCAGGACTGAACCTTTCTTTGGCTGAG TTCTCATTCTTTGGATCTGTCTTAACAATTGGTGGACTTGTGGGAGCAGCGATGTCGGGAAAACTTGCTGATATACTTGGTCGAAGAGGC GCTTTGTGGGTTTCAAACTCGTTTTGCATGGCCGGCTGGCTTATGATCACCTTCTCTCAG GCGACTTGGTCCCTTGATATCGGAAGACTTTTTCTCGGGGTCGCAGCTGGCCTAGCTTCTTATGTG GTACCAGTCTACATTGTAGAAATCGCGCCCAAAAAAGTTCGAGGCGCGTTCTCTGCGATCAACTCG cTTGTGATGTGTGGTAGCGTTGCCGTCACATTCCTCGTTGGATCAGTCATTTCATGGCAAAAATTAGCTCTCATAA GCACGGTTCCTTGTGTTTTGGAATTCGTCGGTTTATTCTTCATACCGGAGTCTCCTAGGTGGCTG TCTAGAAATGGTCGGGTACAAGAATCGGAAGTTGCACTACAACGCCTAAGAGGAAACAATACTGATATCACCAAAGAAGCGGCAGAAatcaaa AAATATATGGAAAATCTTCAAGAATTCAAAGAAGATGGATTTTTTGAGCTCTTCAATCCACGATACTCTCGTGCCATTACT GTGGGAATTGGATTGCTAGTACTACAACAACTCGGAGGTCTCAGTGGCTATACATTTTACCTGAGCTCGATTTTCAAAAGATCGG GCTTCCCTAACAACGTAGGAGTGATGGTTGCAAGCGTGGTACAGTCTATAACGAGCGTTATAGGAATTATAATCGTGGATAAATTTAGGAGACGATCGCTTTTAACG GTTGCGACGATCATGATGTGTTTGGGGTCATTAATTACTGGACTATCGTTTCTGTTTCag AGCTATGATTTACTTGAAAATTACACCCCGGTTTCAACATTAATAGGAGTGTTG GTTTTTCAAACTTCGATCACAATCGGAATAGGAGGTATTCCATGGGTCATGGTGTCCGAG ATGACACCGATAAATATAAAGGGATCAGCAGGGACGTTATGCAATCTAACTAGCTGGTCCAGCAATTGGTTCGTCTCTTACACTTTCAACTTCCTCTTCCAGTGGAGCTCTTCCG GTGTGTTTTTCATATATACGATAATATCGGGTGTGGGCATCCTATTTGTGACGAAAATGGTACCGGAGACTCGAGGCCGTTCGCTCGAAGAAATTCAGGCTTCCATTACCCGATGA
- the LOC104746451 gene encoding uncharacterized protein LOC104746451, protein MFVEMFQLLFTIVSIEAVLILTLGFGTPARRVVVKLLDISKQGRGPLVAKTVAATMLVLFGSVMYSTIQINTRVSESGGVANSTDQVMFANRLLEAFLMGKHISIKTPYIYMSFIHHFLV, encoded by the coding sequence ATGTTCGTCGAGATGTTTCAGCTTCTATTCACGATCGTATCAATCGAAGCCGTCCTGATTTTAACACTCGGGTTCGGGACACCAGCGAGAAGAGTGGTAGTGAAATTGCTAGACATATCAAAGCAAGGTCGAGGACCACTGGTTGCGAAAACGGTCGCAGCCACTATGCTTGTGTTGTTTGGCTCGGTTATGTACAGCACGATTCAAATCAACACAAGGGTCTCCGAATCTGGTGGTGTAGCAAACTCGACCGATCAAGTCATGTTTGCAAATCGCCTCCTCGAAGCTTTCCTCATGGGTAAACATATCAGCATAAAAAcaccatacatatatatgtcattCATACACCATTTTCTTGTGTGA